Sequence from the Fodinibius salicampi genome:
TCAATCATGCTTGGATAAAATTCTTGTACATTATTGAACAGTAACTGTATTTTTGAACTGATTAAATAAAGTTTATAGTTACCCTAGCCCCTTAACCCAAGGAACTATTTTATGAAACTAAATGAATTTGAATCCGATACTATTATTGAACCCTTTCGTATTCGGTCTGTTGAACCTATTCGATTCACTTCTATGGAGGAGCGGAAGCGACTTCTTAAGGAGGCCGGGTATAACCCCTTCTTGCTCAAAGCGGATGACGTGCTGATAGATCTGCTAACGGATAGCGGTACAGGGGCTATGTCCTCCAAACAGTGGTCGGGCATAATCGCCAGTGATGAATCTTATGCAGGCTCCTCTTCTTTTTACAAACTGGAATCTGCCGTACAGGATATAACAGGATACAAACACCTCATCCCTACTCATCAGGGACGGGCAGCTGAAAATATCTTCTTCACAACTATTGCTCAGGAGGGTGACGTCATTCCTAGTAACACTCACTTTGACACCACTCGTGCTCATGTAGAGCATGCTGGTGCCGAAGCACGTGACTTAGTGATAGCAGAGGGACATCAACCCGAAAGCCGGCATCCGTTTAAGGGGAATATGGATCTGGATAAACTGGAAAAAACCATTCATGATGTTGGAATCGATAATATTCCCGTAATTATGATTACGGTAACCAATAATTCTGGGGGCGGCCAGCCGGTAAGCATGGAAAATATCCGATCCGTCTCTGAGATTGCCCGAAAAAACGATATCCCTTTTTTCATTGACGCCTGCCGGTTTGCCGAAAATGCCTGGTTCATCAAAACCCGCGAAGAAGGATTTTCTGGTAAAAGCCCTATTGACATTGCACAAGAGATGTTCAGCTATGCTGACGGTTGTACTATGAGCGCCAAAAAAGACGGCATGGCCAATATCGGGGGATTCCTGGCACTGAACAGTGATGAACTGGCTTCTGAATGCCGAAACCTGGAGATCCTGACCGAGGGTTTCCCTACCTATGGCGGGATGGCCGGCTACGATATGGAAGCCGTTGCCCAAGGTCTCTATGAAGCCCTCGACAGCGACTATCTGCGCTATCGAATCCGTTCCATTGCTTATCTGGGAGATAAACTTACTGATGCAGGCATTCCCATTGTACAGCCTACCGGGGGACATGCGGTCTATTTGGATGCCAAGAAGATATTACCTCATATTCCGCCTACCCAATATCCTGCATGGTCTTTTAACAATGCCCTCTACCTGTTAGGAGGCGTACGCGGAGTAGAAATTGGAACCGTTATGTTTGGACAACACCCCGACGGTAGCGAAAAGCCTGCAGCTATGGAGCTGGTCCGTTTGGCTTTTCCACGCAGAGTTTATACGCAAAGCCATGTTGATTATTTGGCTGAAGTAATCATTTCAGCATATGAGCAACGCAAAAAACTCAGCGGCTACGAGATTGTTTCAGGCCCGGACGTGCTACGGCACTTTTCGGCCCGGCTGAATCCGCTTGAGGAATAACAAAATTAAACCTGTCGATCAAAATAAGTTATTACTTTATTTAGATAATTAAACTGTTTTTAAGCGGTATTGTACCGTGATAAAATGGGGGACTATTCTTTGAATCCATGAGTTTAAGAAGGGCTATAAATAGAAAAAGTCCTGCGGTTGCAGAACTTTTTTTCGATCAAGTGTTTATAATATAAGGCTAATACCCTACACAGAACAAGTCTTTCTTCTATTTGTAGATTAATATATAAGTAATATGTAACTAATAGTAACTAACCTATAATCAATAGGTTATTAATATAAGTATTTTAATACAACTACTGAATGTTTGATATCGAAAATATGAGCCTTTTGTGCTCCGTCCTGTAATAAAAAGATAGAATATCTGATTAAACTTTATTTTATATCAATCAGGGGAATAAACATTCCAAGCTCTGCGGAGGATGGGGAAAAAAGCAGAAAACTAATATTCTAATACTTGGTCCGCATAAGAGATACCGAACGAGGTTGATTATTACGACCATTAGTTTTGGGACAAACGGTATTTATCGCTTCTTAAATCGCGACTGGAAAAAGCGTAAATATTCCGGTTCATAATCAAATTCTAAACCAGTAATATCTTCGCGCTGGTAATAGACTGCTTCGACCGATTCGGCGACAACATCCATATGAGCCTGAGTGTAAACGCGCCGCGGTATGGTCAGGCGCACTAATTCCAGCTCCGGGTAATTGTGTTCACCGGTTTCCGGATCCCTGCCGGCGGAAACAACGCCCCGCTCCATGCTTCGGATACCCGCATCCACATATAGTTCGGCCGCTAATGTTTGGGCGGGCAATTCATCCTGACTCAGATGGGGTAGTATCTTTTTAGCATTGAGAAATACTCCGTGGCTTCCTATAGGTCGAACAACCGGAACCCCCATGTCAATCAGCTTCTCTCCAAGATACTGAACTTGTCCTACGCGGGCCCGAATATGATCTTCATCTACGGATTCTGTGATGCCAATGGATAAGGCCTCCATATCACGTCCGGCCATACCGCCGTACGTATGCAGGCCCTCATAAATAACAACCATATTCTGTGCTTTCCGGAAGAGCTCCTCATCATTAAGAGCCAAAAACCCGCCAATATTTACCAAGGCATCTTTCTTGGCGCTCATTGTTGCTCCATCGGTGAGCGAACAAATTTCCCTGACGATATCTTTGACAGGCGTATCCTCGTAACCTTCCTCCCGCTGTTTAATAAAGTAAGCATTCTCCGCTACACGCGTCATGTCGTGGATAATGGGAATCTCATATTTATTCGTTAGTTCCCGAACCTTTTTCAGATTTGACAGTGAAATCGGCTGTCCACCTGCCATATTTACTGAGGTGGCAATAGAAACATAGGGTATCCTTTCAGCGCCCTTCTCTTTGATCAGATTCTCCAGCTTAATGAGATCTACATCGGCTTTAAACGGATGCTCATTCTCCGGATCATGCGCCTCATCGATAATTACATCCACAAATGTGCCACCGGCTAGTTCCTGATGCAGTTTCGTCGTGGTAAAATACATATTCCCCGGAATGAAGTCCCCTTCATCAATCAACAGCTGAGAAATAATATGCTCTGCTCCCCTGCCCTGATGAGTAGGAACTACATAATCGTATCCATAATATTTTTGAATGGTTTCTTCCAGGTGGTAGAAATTTTTACTTCCGGCATAAGCTTCATCCCCCATCATCATACCAGCCCACTGCCGATCACTCATTGCAGAAGTTCCACTATCCGTGAGCAAGTCGATATAGACATCCCGGGACTTCAGCAAAAAGGTATTATATCCCGCTTCTTTTATAGCTTCTTCTCGCTCTTCCCGGCTAATCATTCGCACGGGCTCTACCATTTTAATTTTATATGGTTCTGCCCATGATCTTTCCTTATTTCTCTCCATCTTATCCTCTATTTTTGAGTTCTATTAAAAACAATGGATCTATTGGCTGATTAATTAATCCACTGAATAAGTAACCCAATGTATATAACTATAAAAGAACTTGTCAACTGTGACAGAGGTAATCCGTACTAGGCTTGAACCATTATCTTCGCCTCAGCGAATTTAATAATCTCTTCCAGTCGTTGTCGCTGCTCTTCAACAGTGGACGGAATAGAATCCAGGTTTTCCTCCTCATAAGCTTCTGTTTTTGCTATTTCAAGACAATAATCCATTCCCTTTTCCAAATTCTTCCGGATTTTTTTGAGTTTTTTAATATCCGCAGGATCGCCCTGCTGATTTGCAAGCTCTTCCACATAATCCACATAAAGTGTAATCTCTTTCGCAAACATATGCGGACGTTCAGCCGGTACCAGCGACGCTCCGCGCCCATAGATGTGATCGACCATTTCCCGCAGTGTATACTCTCCGTCAAACCAGGCAATATTGGGTCCTGGGCAAATAGCTTGTGGGGCGCGATGCTCGGCTAAAATTCCCAAATCAATGAGCGCCCCGTTGCCAAGATGGTCACATAAACAAGCCTTATTTAATACTTTTTCGCGCTTTTGTTCCTTCTGGTCTTCCGCCATTTCACTTTGAGCAATCTGGTCGAGCTTAAGCAGCTGATACTGCGTAGATGCGGTACAAATAGGCTGTTCCGTAAATTCGGTATTGGATTTTAGGAAGCCTTTGGGACAGGGTGAACCGGGTTTCCCCTTTTCTATTCGCTCCTTGTGATAATGCTCCGATCCGGTATCCCTAATGTTATTAAACGGCACTCCTAATGGGGAAACACCACTCAGATAAAGCTCGCTCTCACCCGCCTTTTCCAAGAGCTTACGTGTTGGTTTATCAACGGTAGTGGCTTCCGGAACTAATAAAAAGGGACTGCCCCATCCTGTGGCATCCATCTTAAAGTCCTTAAGCAGGCGCTCCGCTTCTCCGCTGTTGCCGATCCCCCCCTGCACCGTTAACCGGGGCTCAGTGATTTCCCAATCCTTTGAAAAGCCGCCGGCATGTTCATCATAATACTTTTTAATAAGCGGCTGTACCGCGGTTGTGAGCTGCTCTCTTTTCTCTCGGAATTCCCGAAGCAAACTTGGCATTAAGTGTCCATCTGAGGGGAAAGCGTGTCCTCCACAATTCAAACCTGATTCTATGCGATATTCAAATACCTCCAGACCTTTCTTAGCCAGGTACTTCCCCTGGATAAGGGCTGAACGAAAATCACTGACCTTCAGAATAATCTTCTTTTTAATCTCTCCACCGGCATCCCGATAAAAATCTTTAAACTCGGTAATATAATTATAGAGCCTTGGATTAAATCCCGCGGAGAGAATAAGACTCGACGACAGCTTGCTTTTTGCGTATCCACGTAAGGCAGCACTGGCATCACTGAATTCACTACTCATAGGCACATCGCCTTTGGTATAATTTAGCTTATCCACCTTCGCCATGATATTAACATCTATCGAACCCGGACTCATGAGCTGTGAGAGTTCACAGGAAAGACGATCACGAAGACTTCCCTCTTCGGTACTCATCAGTTTATTATATTTCTGCCTGATAACAGTCCCCCCAGGAAGCATCTCAAAGTACTTTGCCTTGTCGTTGTCCTCGAAGAAAGGCTGATTCCGGATCGCTGTAAACTTATCCTGAACAATCTCTTGCACCGTATCCAGGTAAACTGTAATACGGCGTGCGCGACCATCCTCCGCATTGCGGGCTATATTGGTGTATTCAAAGTCGAATTTTTGGCAATAATACTTGCGGATGCGTTCAACCAGCAGGTCATCTACAATAGAAATAACCGAATCGATTCCATAGGGACCAACACGGATGGGAGAATCAATTGAATGACCGGTTCCCATTACAGGAATAGAAAAGTCGTGAGGTGAAAGTTTCATAGTAAATAGGGTTATAGGTATAAAAGTTTTGCGTCGTCAATTCAAACGCTTCTCAAGTTCCAAAGCTTTTGGAAAGAGAATATTGTTTTCAAGGTGTACATGCTTGTGAAGGTCTTTTTCGAATCCTTCCAAATTTTCAAATAGGATTCGGTATGTGGTACATGCGTCTTCCGGTGGAGTAAAGTCATTACTCAGTTCACGGATTTTTGCAATAGCCGCTCCAGCATCGTCATGCTCATCTTCCATCATTGATACAGGATTAGCAGCACTGATATAATCCGGCTGTTCAGGGGTTTCATTATTCTTCTCAGCCTCTACCATCTCTTTGATATAGGGAAATAGGAGTTCCTCTTCCTTATCAAGATGATTAATCATTTCGCTGTGAAGTTTGGTAAACTCATAATAGATTTCTGTGAGTTCAGGATGGCGCTCCCCGTGTACTTTAGCTACTTTTTTTGCATAAGCACCTATTTCCGGAAGCTTCTTACGAGAAAACTGATGGTGGTTATTCACAATATAATCCACCAGGAAGTCCAGCGACCACTGGTCATAATTATCTTCTTTCCCGTTTTTATCAGTCAGTCCTTGTAAAGCAGTGTGTACTTTAGTTGGATCAACATTCTTTTTCTCACATGCTTCTTCTATGGTCAGATTTCCACCACAGCAAAAATCCAGTCCATAGTTTCTAAAAACTTGTGCTGCTCTATAATCATCAGTTACAACTTGTCCAATCGTTCGTTCTTTTACCGTATTCATAATGTGATTTTTATTTGGTTAAGCCTGTCAGGCCTTATTTAGTATTTAAGAGTATCTTATCTTAAATTAAGAATAATATTA
This genomic interval carries:
- the ric gene encoding iron-sulfur cluster repair di-iron protein; the encoded protein is MNTVKERTIGQVVTDDYRAAQVFRNYGLDFCCGGNLTIEEACEKKNVDPTKVHTALQGLTDKNGKEDNYDQWSLDFLVDYIVNNHHQFSRKKLPEIGAYAKKVAKVHGERHPELTEIYYEFTKLHSEMINHLDKEEELLFPYIKEMVEAEKNNETPEQPDYISAANPVSMMEDEHDDAGAAIAKIRELSNDFTPPEDACTTYRILFENLEGFEKDLHKHVHLENNILFPKALELEKRLN
- a CDS encoding tyrosine phenol-lyase, with amino-acid sequence MERNKERSWAEPYKIKMVEPVRMISREEREEAIKEAGYNTFLLKSRDVYIDLLTDSGTSAMSDRQWAGMMMGDEAYAGSKNFYHLEETIQKYYGYDYVVPTHQGRGAEHIISQLLIDEGDFIPGNMYFTTTKLHQELAGGTFVDVIIDEAHDPENEHPFKADVDLIKLENLIKEKGAERIPYVSIATSVNMAGGQPISLSNLKKVRELTNKYEIPIIHDMTRVAENAYFIKQREEGYEDTPVKDIVREICSLTDGATMSAKKDALVNIGGFLALNDEELFRKAQNMVVIYEGLHTYGGMAGRDMEALSIGITESVDEDHIRARVGQVQYLGEKLIDMGVPVVRPIGSHGVFLNAKKILPHLSQDELPAQTLAAELYVDAGIRSMERGVVSAGRDPETGEHNYPELELVRLTIPRRVYTQAHMDVVAESVEAVYYQREDITGLEFDYEPEYLRFFQSRFKKR
- a CDS encoding tryptophanase, which produces MKLNEFESDTIIEPFRIRSVEPIRFTSMEERKRLLKEAGYNPFLLKADDVLIDLLTDSGTGAMSSKQWSGIIASDESYAGSSSFYKLESAVQDITGYKHLIPTHQGRAAENIFFTTIAQEGDVIPSNTHFDTTRAHVEHAGAEARDLVIAEGHQPESRHPFKGNMDLDKLEKTIHDVGIDNIPVIMITVTNNSGGGQPVSMENIRSVSEIARKNDIPFFIDACRFAENAWFIKTREEGFSGKSPIDIAQEMFSYADGCTMSAKKDGMANIGGFLALNSDELASECRNLEILTEGFPTYGGMAGYDMEAVAQGLYEALDSDYLRYRIRSIAYLGDKLTDAGIPIVQPTGGHAVYLDAKKILPHIPPTQYPAWSFNNALYLLGGVRGVEIGTVMFGQHPDGSEKPAAMELVRLAFPRRVYTQSHVDYLAEVIISAYEQRKKLSGYEIVSGPDVLRHFSARLNPLEE